In Saccharothrix violaceirubra, the following are encoded in one genomic region:
- a CDS encoding WXG100 family type VII secretion target: protein MAGFGVGPGELQNVAKQYQDHGADIIQMKSGVTPAVGAGQVGRKFRGVETKYRSYFDRLGASMETFGTEANNVAQRLNDVAKSYESNESATSGQFQG, encoded by the coding sequence ATGGCCGGCTTCGGCGTCGGACCGGGTGAGTTGCAGAACGTGGCCAAGCAGTACCAGGACCACGGTGCGGACATCATCCAGATGAAGAGCGGGGTGACCCCGGCCGTCGGTGCGGGCCAGGTCGGCCGCAAGTTCCGCGGCGTCGAGACCAAGTACCGGTCCTATTTCGACCGCCTCGGCGCGAGCATGGAGACGTTCGGCACGGAAGCGAACAACGTGGCGCAACGTCTCAACGACGTGGCGAAGTCGTACGAGAGCAACGAATCGGCCACGTCCGGCCAGTTCCAGGGGTGA
- the rpsI gene encoding 30S ribosomal protein S9: MTEQQTEDTDVTTPEAAEFDEAVEAVEAGTAVEAEAVVEADADAEAVVEADAVEADAADEADDAAVEGDAEEESAAAPVVRHQLNGAHHLAQTVGRRKEAIVRVRLLPGTGKFTLNGKSLEAYFPNKVHQQLIREPLVTTEKPETFDVVANLRGGGTTGQAGALRLAIARALIAVDSEDRPVLKKAGFLTRDPRVKERKKYGLKKARKAPQYSKR; this comes from the coding sequence GTGACCGAGCAGCAGACCGAGGACACCGACGTGACGACCCCCGAGGCCGCCGAGTTCGACGAGGCCGTGGAGGCCGTCGAGGCGGGCACCGCAGTCGAGGCCGAAGCCGTTGTCGAGGCTGACGCTGACGCCGAAGCCGTTGTCGAGGCGGACGCCGTCGAGGCCGACGCCGCGGACGAGGCCGACGACGCCGCCGTCGAAGGCGACGCCGAGGAGGAGTCCGCCGCGGCTCCGGTCGTGCGCCACCAGCTCAACGGTGCGCACCACCTGGCGCAGACCGTCGGCCGCCGCAAGGAGGCCATCGTCCGCGTGCGCCTGCTTCCCGGCACCGGCAAGTTCACCCTGAACGGCAAGTCGCTCGAGGCGTACTTCCCGAACAAGGTGCACCAGCAGCTCATCCGCGAGCCGCTGGTCACGACCGAGAAGCCGGAGACGTTCGACGTCGTCGCGAACCTGCGTGGCGGTGGCACCACCGGCCAGGCCGGTGCGCTGCGCCTCGCGATCGCCCGTGCGCTGATCGCCGTCGACTCCGAGGACCGCCCGGTCCTGAAGAAGGCCGGCTTCCTCACCCGCGACCCCCGGGTCAAGGAGCGCAAGAAGTACGGTCTGAAGAAGGCCCGCAAGGCGCCTCAGTACAGCAAGCGCTGA
- a CDS encoding WXG100 family type VII secretion target — protein sequence MNERIEVNFGELANAGGEIASQANQVQQALDDLKQRLAPVIAQWDGGASEAYQQAQNQWNTSAADLQSVLAAIGVAVQQATDAYQQAEQQNTVRW from the coding sequence ATGAACGAACGCATCGAAGTCAACTTCGGCGAGCTGGCGAACGCCGGCGGCGAGATCGCCTCGCAGGCCAACCAGGTCCAGCAGGCGCTCGACGACCTGAAGCAGCGCCTCGCCCCCGTCATCGCCCAGTGGGACGGTGGCGCGTCGGAGGCCTACCAGCAGGCGCAGAACCAGTGGAACACCTCGGCCGCCGACCTCCAGTCGGTGCTCGCCGCGATCGGTGTGGCCGTGCAGCAGGCGACCGACGCCTACCAGCAGGCCGAGCAGCAGAACACCGTCCGCTGGTGA
- the tsaE gene encoding tRNA (adenosine(37)-N6)-threonylcarbamoyltransferase complex ATPase subunit type 1 TsaE, translating to MTTSVELATVEDTEEFGRRLGGVVGGGDLLLLSGPLGAGKTALVRGLASGLGVLGRVSSPTFVIARVHSPAPGGRSVSLVHVDAYRLGDLDELDDLDLDTDLVDAVVAVEWGEGAARLSDDHLLIELERRDDDVRVAHLHPHGTWVDRVSAVRA from the coding sequence GTGACGACGAGCGTGGAACTGGCGACCGTGGAGGACACCGAGGAGTTCGGGCGGCGACTGGGCGGTGTGGTCGGCGGCGGCGACCTGCTGCTGCTGTCCGGTCCGCTCGGCGCCGGGAAGACCGCGCTGGTGCGCGGGCTGGCGTCCGGGCTCGGCGTCCTCGGGCGGGTCAGCTCGCCCACGTTCGTGATCGCGCGGGTGCACTCGCCGGCGCCCGGGGGCCGCAGCGTGTCGTTGGTGCACGTGGACGCGTACCGGCTCGGCGACCTCGACGAGCTGGACGACCTCGACCTCGACACCGACCTGGTGGACGCGGTCGTGGCCGTGGAGTGGGGCGAGGGCGCCGCGCGGCTGTCCGACGACCACCTGCTGATCGAGTTGGAGCGCCGGGACGACGACGTCCGCGTCGCCCACCTGCACCCGCACGGCACCTGGGTGGACCGGGTCAGCGCAGTTCGCGCTTGA
- the rplM gene encoding 50S ribosomal protein L13, protein MPTYSPKPGEVTRAWHVIDAQDVVLGRLATQAATLLRGKHKPTYAPHVDTGDFVVIINADKVALTGKKRDQEFVYRHSGFPGGLRKQSFGEVLDTRADRLVEKAIKGMLPKNRLGRVIAGKLKVYTGPNHPHAAQQPQPFEIKKVAQ, encoded by the coding sequence GTGCCCACGTACAGCCCGAAGCCCGGCGAGGTGACCCGAGCCTGGCACGTGATCGACGCCCAGGACGTGGTGCTCGGTCGGCTCGCCACCCAGGCCGCGACGCTGCTGCGCGGCAAGCACAAGCCCACTTACGCCCCGCACGTTGACACCGGCGACTTCGTCGTGATCATCAACGCGGACAAGGTGGCGTTGACCGGCAAGAAGCGTGACCAGGAGTTCGTGTACCGGCACTCCGGTTTCCCGGGCGGTCTGCGCAAGCAGTCCTTCGGCGAGGTGCTCGACACCCGCGCCGACCGGCTGGTCGAGAAGGCGATCAAGGGCATGCTGCCCAAGAACCGCCTCGGCCGCGTGATCGCCGGCAAGCTCAAGGTCTACACGGGACCGAACCACCCGCACGCTGCGCAGCAGCCGCAGCCGTTCGAGATCAAGAAGGTCGCCCAGTGA
- the alr gene encoding alanine racemase, with translation MAAHLHAEVRVDLDALRHNVGLLAALAPGAATMAVVKADGYGHGAVEVARAAVAAGASWLGAASLSEALVLRRAGLEVPVLCWLDPVSVDYSAGISAGIDLSVSSVRRLEAVQAAARVAKRRARVHLKIDTGLSRNGCRPEDWADLVRRAAKAPEVEVVAVWSHLACADEPGHPANDLQAARFADAYAQARDAGLEPLRHLCNSAGLLTRPDLHFDIVRPGIALYGLDPVSGAVDLRPVMSFHSSVALTKRVSAGDSVSYGFTWTTKTDTTVALVPVGYADGVPRGLSNRMHVLLRGRRRPVVGRVCMDQIVVDCGDDVVEEGDEVVLFGSGERGEPTAREWADTLGTIDYEIVTGMYRARVHRTFR, from the coding sequence ATGGCTGCTCACCTTCATGCTGAAGTCCGGGTCGACCTCGATGCCCTGCGGCACAACGTGGGCCTGCTCGCCGCCCTCGCGCCCGGCGCCGCGACCATGGCGGTGGTCAAGGCCGACGGGTACGGGCACGGTGCCGTCGAGGTCGCACGGGCGGCGGTGGCGGCCGGGGCGTCCTGGCTGGGCGCCGCGTCGTTGAGCGAAGCGCTGGTGCTGCGGCGGGCCGGGCTCGAGGTGCCCGTGCTGTGCTGGCTCGACCCGGTCTCCGTGGACTACTCGGCCGGGATTTCGGCCGGGATCGACCTGTCCGTGTCCTCCGTGCGCAGGTTGGAGGCCGTCCAGGCCGCCGCACGGGTGGCCAAGCGGCGGGCCCGCGTGCACCTCAAGATCGACACCGGGTTGTCGCGCAACGGCTGCCGGCCCGAGGACTGGGCCGACCTGGTGCGCAGGGCCGCGAAGGCGCCCGAGGTCGAGGTCGTGGCCGTGTGGTCGCACCTGGCCTGCGCGGACGAGCCCGGCCACCCGGCCAACGACCTCCAGGCCGCGCGGTTCGCCGACGCCTACGCGCAGGCGCGCGACGCCGGGCTGGAGCCCTTGCGGCACCTGTGCAACTCGGCCGGCCTGCTGACGCGACCCGACCTGCACTTCGACATCGTCCGGCCCGGCATCGCCCTGTACGGGCTCGACCCCGTGTCCGGTGCCGTCGACCTGCGGCCGGTCATGTCCTTCCACTCGTCGGTGGCGCTCACCAAACGGGTGTCGGCCGGTGATTCGGTCTCCTACGGTTTCACCTGGACCACCAAGACCGATACGACCGTGGCGCTGGTTCCCGTCGGGTACGCCGACGGCGTGCCGCGCGGGCTGTCCAACCGCATGCACGTCCTGCTGCGCGGGCGCCGGCGCCCGGTGGTCGGACGGGTCTGCATGGACCAGATCGTGGTCGACTGCGGTGACGACGTGGTCGAGGAGGGGGACGAGGTCGTGCTGTTCGGGTCGGGTGAGCGGGGCGAACCCACGGCTCGCGAGTGGGCCGACACGCTGGGGACGATCGACTACGAGATCGTCACCGGCATGTACCGGGCACGCGTGCACCGGACGTTCCGGTGA
- a CDS encoding alpha/beta fold hydrolase, producing MNAVWKTVGWVGGIVGAAATGVAVGVAAHHKRVNHDRGIADPYADEPLGRLVPSRESTVAADDGVPLSVEEVDPEAGDAVLTVVYVHGFALDRRCWHFQRRDLAGLVDPPVRQVLYDQRGHGRSGQPGPEGGTIEQCAADLDAVLRSVAPDGPLVLVGHSMGGMTIMALAERRPELFAERVRGVALVGTAAGAVGGAGLPKSVLSRYNPVTLGVGRLAGLQPGVVEWVRRRADLLTWSGIRALAFGDRDVGASLVDLMAEMINGVSVRVLTGFLETLGTHDRYKALAGLKHCEVLVISGDADRLTPFSHAERMAEEMPHGELVRVEGAGHMVMLERPGLVDEHLIGLVRRSAAERVEGGLR from the coding sequence GTGAACGCGGTCTGGAAGACGGTCGGCTGGGTCGGGGGGATCGTCGGTGCGGCGGCCACGGGCGTCGCGGTCGGCGTCGCGGCGCACCACAAGCGGGTGAACCACGATCGCGGGATCGCCGATCCGTACGCCGACGAGCCGTTAGGCCGCCTGGTCCCGTCCCGCGAGTCGACGGTCGCGGCCGACGACGGCGTTCCGCTGTCGGTCGAGGAGGTCGACCCGGAGGCGGGCGACGCCGTGCTGACCGTCGTCTACGTGCACGGGTTCGCGCTCGACCGGCGGTGCTGGCACTTCCAGCGGCGAGACCTCGCCGGACTGGTCGACCCGCCGGTCCGCCAGGTGCTGTACGACCAGCGCGGGCACGGCCGGTCCGGGCAGCCGGGCCCCGAGGGCGGCACGATCGAGCAGTGCGCCGCCGACCTCGACGCGGTGTTGCGCTCCGTCGCGCCGGACGGCCCGTTGGTGCTCGTCGGTCACTCCATGGGCGGAATGACGATCATGGCGCTGGCCGAGCGCCGGCCCGAGCTGTTCGCCGAGCGGGTCCGGGGCGTCGCGCTGGTCGGCACGGCGGCCGGCGCGGTCGGCGGCGCGGGCCTGCCGAAGTCGGTGCTGTCCCGGTACAACCCGGTCACGCTCGGCGTCGGGCGGCTGGCGGGGCTGCAGCCCGGGGTCGTCGAGTGGGTGCGGCGGCGGGCGGACCTGCTGACGTGGAGCGGGATCCGGGCGCTCGCGTTCGGCGACCGCGACGTGGGCGCGTCGCTGGTCGACCTCATGGCCGAGATGATCAACGGCGTGTCGGTGCGCGTGCTCACCGGGTTCCTCGAAACGCTCGGCACGCACGACCGGTATAAAGCTCTCGCCGGTCTGAAGCACTGCGAGGTGCTCGTGATCAGCGGTGACGCCGACCGCCTTACGCCGTTCTCGCACGCCGAGCGGATGGCCGAGGAGATGCCGCACGGCGAACTGGTCCGCGTCGAGGGCGCGGGGCACATGGTCATGTTGGAACGGCCCGGACTGGTGGACGAGCACCTGATCGGGCTGGTTCGGCGCAGCGCCGCCGAACGGGTCGAAGGCGGGCTGCGGTGA
- the glmM gene encoding phosphoglucosamine mutase, giving the protein MARLFGTDGVRGRANTTLTPELALSLASAAARVLAEHDRSHRPVAVVGRDPRASGEMLEAAVVAGLAAAGADVLRVGVLPTPAVAFLVADLGADVGVMISASHNPMPDNGIKLFAAGGHKLPDAVEDEIEQRMADADAHRPTGADVGRVRDIADAERRYVDHLLSVTPHRLDGIKVVVDCANGAASVAAPDLYRRAGAEVVEIHAAPDGLNINEGCGSTHLDQVRAAVLEHGADLGIAHDGDADRCLAVDAAGVEIDGDQIMAVIALAMRDAGELTDDTLVATVMSNLGLHLAMREHGITLRTTAVGDRYVLEELRAGGYALGGEQSGHVVLPAHATTGDGLLTALRLMARMAQTGRSLADLAGVMKRLPQVLVNVVVADKAAVAEAVSVNDAVAAVTAELGDEGRVLLRPSGTEQLVRVMVEASTHEIAETAARRLAGVVSSVH; this is encoded by the coding sequence ATGGCACGGTTGTTCGGCACCGACGGCGTCCGCGGACGCGCGAACACGACCCTCACCCCGGAACTGGCACTGTCCCTCGCTTCCGCCGCCGCCAGGGTCCTCGCCGAACACGACCGCTCGCACCGGCCGGTCGCCGTCGTCGGCCGCGATCCCCGGGCCAGTGGCGAGATGCTGGAGGCCGCCGTCGTCGCGGGCCTCGCCGCCGCCGGCGCGGACGTGCTGCGGGTCGGCGTGCTGCCCACGCCGGCCGTGGCGTTCCTGGTCGCCGACCTCGGCGCGGACGTCGGCGTGATGATCTCCGCGTCGCACAACCCCATGCCCGACAACGGCATCAAGCTCTTCGCGGCCGGCGGGCACAAGCTGCCCGACGCGGTCGAGGACGAGATCGAGCAGCGCATGGCCGACGCCGACGCGCACCGGCCGACCGGTGCCGATGTCGGCCGCGTCCGCGACATCGCCGACGCCGAACGCCGCTACGTCGACCACCTGCTGTCGGTCACCCCGCACCGCCTCGACGGCATCAAGGTCGTCGTCGACTGCGCCAACGGCGCCGCGTCCGTCGCCGCCCCCGACCTGTACCGCCGCGCCGGCGCCGAGGTCGTGGAGATCCACGCCGCGCCCGACGGCCTCAACATCAACGAGGGCTGCGGCTCGACCCACCTGGACCAGGTGCGTGCCGCTGTCCTCGAACACGGCGCCGACCTCGGCATCGCGCACGACGGCGACGCCGACCGCTGCCTGGCCGTCGACGCGGCGGGCGTGGAGATCGACGGCGACCAGATCATGGCCGTGATCGCGCTGGCCATGCGGGACGCGGGCGAGCTGACCGACGACACGCTCGTGGCGACCGTGATGAGCAACCTCGGCCTGCACCTGGCCATGCGCGAGCACGGCATCACCCTGCGCACCACCGCTGTCGGCGACCGGTACGTGCTGGAGGAGCTGCGGGCCGGCGGGTACGCGCTGGGCGGCGAGCAGTCCGGCCACGTCGTGCTGCCCGCGCACGCCACGACCGGTGACGGCCTGCTGACCGCGTTGCGGCTCATGGCCCGCATGGCCCAGACCGGCAGATCGCTCGCCGACCTCGCGGGCGTGATGAAGCGGCTGCCGCAGGTGCTCGTGAACGTCGTCGTCGCGGACAAGGCGGCGGTGGCCGAGGCGGTCTCGGTGAACGACGCGGTGGCGGCCGTCACGGCGGAACTCGGCGACGAGGGACGCGTGCTGCTGCGCCCTTCCGGGACCGAGCAGTTGGTGCGCGTGATGGTCGAGGCGTCGACCCACGAGATCGCGGAAACGGCGGCGCGGCGACTCGCGGGCGTAGTGTCCTCTGTGCACTGA
- a CDS encoding WXG100 family type VII secretion target, with protein MAGGYGTGTEELVGAATDIVSTDEHVQGILRSLRGTVDTVGASWKGQAATAFQNLINRFDEDARKLQEALRAIAEQMSGSADIYRRQEEEQNQSMGGLLGRLNG; from the coding sequence ATGGCTGGTGGCTACGGTACCGGTACCGAGGAGCTCGTCGGCGCGGCGACGGACATCGTCAGCACCGACGAGCACGTCCAGGGCATCCTGCGCAGCCTCCGCGGCACGGTCGACACGGTCGGCGCGTCCTGGAAGGGGCAGGCCGCGACCGCGTTCCAGAACCTGATCAACCGGTTCGACGAGGACGCCCGCAAGCTCCAGGAGGCGCTGCGCGCCATCGCCGAGCAGATGAGCGGCAGCGCCGACATCTACCGCCGGCAGGAAGAGGAGCAGAACCAGTCGATGGGTGGCCTGCTCGGCCGCCTGAACGGCTGA
- the glmS gene encoding glutamine--fructose-6-phosphate transaminase (isomerizing) — MCGIVGYVGHRSALDVVLDGLRRLEYRGYDSAGVAVLDGAGGLAVERKAGRLANLEAVLDEVGRGVFAGTVGMGHTRWATHGAPVDRNSHPHRDTTGRVAVVHNGIIENFAVLRAELEALGIEMASDTDTETTAHLVALAYAAGDTAGDLVASVRTVVRRLEGAFTLVVTHADQPDVVVAARRSSPLVVGVGVGETFLASDVSAFIEHTREAVELGQDQVVVIDRAGYTVTDFAGEPVEVKPFTVDWDLSAAEKGGHEYFMLKEIEEQPEALANTLRGHFRDGRIVLDEQRLSDQDLRDVDKVFVVACGSAYHSGLVAKYAIEHWTRLPVEVELASEFRYRDPVLDRDTLVVAVSQSGETADTLEAVRHARAQKARVLAVCNTNGAQIPRESDAVLYTHAGPEIGVASTKAFLAQIAANYLVGLALAQARGTKYPDEVAREFHELEAMPDAVARVLEKVEDVRALARSLADSKAVLFLGRHVGYPVALEGALKLKELAYMHAEGFAAGELKHGPIALIEPGLPVVVVMPSPRGRAVLHSKLVSNISEIQARGARTIVIAEEGDETVRPFADHLIEVPAVPTLLQPLISTVPLQVLAAEIAKSRGYDVDKPRNLAKSVTVE, encoded by the coding sequence GTGTGCGGAATCGTGGGATACGTGGGACACCGCTCGGCGCTCGACGTCGTGCTGGACGGGCTCCGACGACTGGAGTACCGGGGTTACGACTCGGCCGGGGTCGCCGTGCTCGACGGCGCGGGCGGGCTGGCCGTCGAACGCAAGGCCGGTCGGCTGGCCAACCTCGAAGCCGTGCTCGACGAGGTCGGTCGCGGTGTCTTCGCCGGCACGGTCGGCATGGGGCACACGAGGTGGGCCACGCACGGTGCGCCCGTCGACCGCAACTCCCACCCGCACCGCGACACCACCGGACGGGTCGCGGTCGTGCACAACGGGATCATCGAGAACTTCGCCGTGCTGCGCGCCGAGTTGGAAGCCCTCGGCATCGAGATGGCCAGCGACACCGACACCGAGACGACCGCACACCTCGTCGCCCTCGCGTACGCCGCCGGCGACACGGCCGGTGACCTCGTCGCGAGCGTCCGCACCGTGGTCCGCCGCCTCGAAGGCGCGTTCACCCTGGTCGTGACCCACGCCGACCAGCCGGACGTCGTGGTCGCCGCCCGCCGCTCGTCGCCGCTGGTGGTCGGCGTCGGCGTCGGCGAGACGTTCCTGGCCTCGGACGTGTCCGCGTTCATCGAGCACACCCGCGAAGCCGTCGAACTCGGCCAGGACCAGGTCGTGGTGATCGACCGCGCCGGGTACACCGTGACCGACTTCGCGGGCGAACCCGTCGAGGTCAAGCCGTTCACGGTCGACTGGGACCTGTCCGCCGCCGAGAAGGGCGGCCACGAGTACTTCATGCTCAAGGAGATCGAGGAGCAGCCCGAAGCACTCGCCAACACGCTGCGCGGCCACTTCCGCGACGGCCGGATCGTCCTCGACGAACAGCGCCTGTCCGACCAGGACCTGCGGGACGTGGACAAGGTCTTCGTCGTCGCGTGCGGCTCGGCCTACCACTCGGGCCTGGTCGCGAAGTACGCCATCGAGCACTGGACGCGGCTGCCCGTCGAGGTCGAACTGGCGTCGGAGTTCCGCTACCGCGACCCGGTGCTCGACCGTGACACGCTCGTCGTCGCCGTCTCCCAGTCGGGCGAGACCGCCGACACGCTGGAGGCCGTGCGCCACGCCCGCGCGCAGAAGGCCCGCGTGCTGGCCGTGTGCAACACCAACGGCGCACAGATCCCGCGCGAGTCCGACGCCGTGCTCTACACGCACGCCGGCCCCGAGATCGGCGTCGCCTCGACCAAGGCGTTCCTCGCCCAGATCGCGGCGAACTACCTGGTCGGCCTTGCCCTGGCGCAGGCGCGCGGCACGAAGTACCCCGACGAGGTCGCCCGTGAGTTCCACGAGCTGGAGGCCATGCCCGACGCCGTCGCACGGGTCCTGGAGAAGGTCGAGGACGTGCGCGCGCTGGCCCGGTCGCTGGCCGACTCGAAGGCCGTGCTGTTCCTCGGTCGCCACGTCGGCTACCCGGTCGCCCTCGAAGGCGCGTTGAAGCTGAAGGAACTCGCGTACATGCACGCCGAGGGCTTCGCGGCGGGCGAGCTGAAGCACGGGCCGATCGCGCTGATCGAGCCGGGCCTGCCGGTCGTGGTCGTGATGCCGTCCCCCAGGGGGCGTGCGGTGCTGCACTCCAAGCTGGTCTCGAACATCTCCGAGATCCAGGCCCGGGGCGCGCGCACGATCGTGATCGCCGAGGAGGGCGACGAGACGGTCCGGCCGTTCGCCGACCACCTGATCGAGGTGCCGGCCGTGCCCACGCTGCTCCAGCCGCTGATCTCGACCGTGCCGTTGCAGGTGCTGGCCGCCGAGATCGCCAAGTCGCGCGGGTACGACGTGGACAAGCCGCGCAACCTGGCCAAGTCCGTGACCGTGGAGTAG
- a CDS encoding dienelactone hydrolase family protein yields MSGDSAKQVLDTLGRPGPHRVLRGDLGVAGLPGVVYTPERGLGLPAVAFGHGLLQPVNRYRALLRHLASWGIVAAAPATRPLMSARLLATNLRTTLDVCTGVRLGDGEISVDPTRLAVAGHSMGGGAAVLAAAEDDRVRAVVTLAVTETHPSALDAAREITVPGLHLAAAEDRIAPPVGHAEAIVTAWAGPVQLRTLPKTTHLGFAEGRHWSELLLDGKGERTAQRLAKSLATAFLLRILTKDNRWDELLTSPVKGAPLTLHR; encoded by the coding sequence GTGAGCGGCGACTCGGCGAAGCAGGTCCTCGACACGCTCGGCAGGCCCGGACCGCACAGGGTGCTGCGCGGCGACCTGGGCGTGGCCGGACTGCCCGGGGTCGTCTACACCCCCGAACGCGGCCTGGGACTGCCCGCCGTGGCGTTCGGCCACGGCCTGCTCCAACCCGTGAACCGCTACCGGGCGTTGCTCAGGCACCTGGCTTCGTGGGGAATCGTCGCCGCCGCCCCGGCCACCCGACCGCTGATGTCGGCACGCCTACTGGCGACGAACCTGCGCACCACCCTCGACGTGTGCACGGGCGTGCGCCTGGGCGACGGCGAGATCAGCGTCGACCCGACCCGTCTCGCCGTGGCGGGCCACTCCATGGGCGGCGGCGCGGCGGTGCTGGCGGCGGCAGAGGACGACCGCGTCCGCGCGGTGGTCACCCTGGCAGTCACGGAAACCCACCCGTCGGCACTGGACGCAGCCCGCGAGATCACCGTCCCCGGCCTGCACCTGGCCGCAGCGGAAGACCGCATCGCCCCACCCGTGGGACACGCCGAGGCGATAGTGACCGCCTGGGCCGGCCCGGTGCAGTTGCGCACGTTGCCGAAAACCACCCACCTGGGCTTCGCGGAAGGCCGCCACTGGAGCGAACTGCTGCTGGACGGCAAGGGCGAACGCACGGCACAGCGCCTGGCGAAGTCCCTGGCGACAGCCTTCCTCCTGCGCATCCTCACCAAGGACAACCGCTGGGACGAACTACTGACGTCCCCGGTCAAGGGCGCCCCCTTGACCCTCCACCGCTGA
- a CDS encoding NAD(P)H-hydrate dehydratase, protein MRGMWTAAEVRAAEERAPVAESVLMRRAAFGTATVALSMLDGRRRVGLLVGAGNNGGDALWAGYFLRRRGVRVYAVLLAPERAHRAGLAAFRRAGGRVVDLLPEVDLVVDGIVGLSGRGGLRPDAVAHVERVTAPILAVDLPSGLDADTGAASGRHVRAAVTVTFGCLKPVHALADCGDVRLVDIGLSVDSPYLSELTSAEIGALWPVPGRSSDKYTQGVTGVAAGSSVYPGAAVLATGAAVLGTSGMVRYAGAAAEAVRARWPEAICTGSITDAGRVQAWVVGPGLGTGSSAEAALRTVLEAGVPVCVDADAITLLATNPSLSDARDPATPLVLTPHDREFARLAGAVGDDRVGAARRAAARFDAVVLLKGHATVIAAPDGRTLVNRAGSSWAATAGSGDVLSGLIGALLASGTDPLLAAAGAAHVHTLAADLAASGAPIPASSLLAAVPDAVRTVRALVPSE, encoded by the coding sequence GTGCGAGGGATGTGGACCGCGGCCGAGGTCAGGGCCGCCGAGGAACGTGCGCCGGTCGCGGAGTCCGTGCTGATGCGGCGTGCCGCGTTCGGCACGGCGACGGTGGCGCTGTCCATGCTGGACGGACGCCGTCGGGTCGGTCTGCTCGTCGGTGCGGGCAACAACGGCGGTGACGCGTTGTGGGCCGGGTACTTCCTGCGCCGACGCGGCGTGCGCGTGTACGCCGTGCTGCTCGCTCCCGAACGCGCGCATCGGGCCGGGTTGGCGGCGTTCCGCCGGGCCGGTGGTCGGGTCGTGGACCTGCTGCCCGAGGTGGACCTGGTCGTCGACGGGATCGTGGGCCTGTCCGGTCGCGGCGGGTTGCGCCCGGACGCCGTGGCGCACGTCGAGCGCGTGACGGCGCCGATCCTGGCCGTGGACCTGCCGAGCGGGCTCGACGCGGACACCGGTGCCGCGTCGGGCCGGCACGTGCGGGCGGCGGTGACCGTGACGTTCGGGTGCCTCAAACCGGTGCACGCCCTGGCCGACTGCGGTGACGTGCGGCTGGTGGACATCGGGCTGTCGGTGGACTCGCCGTACCTGTCGGAACTGACGTCCGCCGAGATCGGTGCGCTGTGGCCGGTGCCGGGGCGGTCGTCGGACAAGTACACGCAGGGCGTGACCGGGGTGGCGGCCGGGTCGTCGGTGTACCCGGGCGCGGCCGTGCTCGCCACGGGCGCCGCCGTGCTCGGCACGTCGGGCATGGTGCGCTACGCCGGTGCCGCCGCCGAGGCCGTGCGGGCGCGGTGGCCGGAGGCGATCTGCACCGGGTCGATCACGGACGCGGGCCGCGTCCAGGCGTGGGTGGTCGGGCCGGGTCTGGGCACCGGGTCGAGTGCCGAGGCCGCGTTGCGGACCGTGCTCGAAGCGGGGGTGCCGGTGTGCGTCGACGCCGACGCGATCACGCTCCTCGCCACGAACCCGTCCCTGTCCGACGCGCGCGACCCCGCGACGCCGCTGGTGCTGACGCCGCACGACCGCGAGTTCGCACGGCTGGCCGGGGCGGTCGGCGACGACCGGGTCGGTGCCGCGCGGCGGGCCGCCGCGCGGTTCGACGCCGTGGTGCTGCTCAAGGGCCACGCGACCGTGATCGCCGCGCCGGACGGGCGCACGCTGGTCAACCGGGCCGGGTCGTCGTGGGCCGCGACGGCGGGGTCGGGGGACGTGCTGTCGGGGTTGATCGGCGCCCTGCTGGCGTCCGGGACGGACCCGCTCCTGGCCGCGGCCGGCGCCGCCCACGTCCACACGCTGGCCGCCGACCTGGCCGCATCGGGTGCTCCGATCCCGGCTTCGAGCCTGCTGGCGGCCGTGCCCGACGCCGTGCGGACGGTGCGCGCCCTCGTGCCTTCGGAGTAG